The following coding sequences lie in one Anomaloglossus baeobatrachus isolate aAnoBae1 chromosome 7, aAnoBae1.hap1, whole genome shotgun sequence genomic window:
- the LOC142246105 gene encoding uncharacterized protein LOC142246105 isoform X2: MLFRLFLLLIVLLALVEPAPIGHRRNHSGAQNRIHVGIKKHLRYGPCSVTCGVGTREVYLNRGCQENNMKNCFLRFEKCIGPVRCGLDDINSPNMSHDKVMWIVTAAGCLFVFAISIVVICSLHYKCLLKNKTIKDTEMDADDISESDPKSNGNHEVVITFPNENIHHEPVAEEGDVLQETKINMAEPSDAMLTISLNGDVVTPSEEKSRVESH; this comes from the exons ATGCTGTTTAGGCTATTTCTATTATTGATTGTGCTATTAGCACTCGTGGAACCTGCTCCCATCGGTCACCGCAGGAACCATTCAGGAGCGCAGAACAGGATCCATGTTG GTATCAAAAAACACCTGCGCTATGGTCCGTGCTCAGTAACATGCG GCGTTGGCACCAGGGAGGTGTATCTCAACCGAGGATGCCAAGAAAACAATATGAAGAACTGTTTTCTCCGCTTTGAAAAGTGCATAGGACCCGTGAGATGTGGAT TGGATGACATCAACTCTCCAAATATGTCTCATGATAAGGTCATGTGGATTGTTACAGCTGCTGGCTGTCTTTTTGTCTTTGCAATATCAATTGTTGTCATCTGTAGCCTTCATTATAA ATGTCTACTTAAAAACAAGACTATTAAGGATACAGAAATGGATGCTGACGACATTAGCGAGAGCGACCCCAAATCAAACG GAAATCATGAGGTCGTAATAACTTTCCCAAATGAGAATATTCATCATGAACCTGTGGCTGAAGAGGGAGACGTCCTCCAGGAGACCAAGATCAACATGGCTGAACCCAGTGATGCAATGCTCACCATCAGCCTTAATGGGGATGTAGTCACCCCCTCTGAGG AAAAATCAAGAGTGGAGTCACACTGA
- the LOC142246105 gene encoding uncharacterized protein LOC142246105 isoform X1 — MLFRLFLLLIVLLALVEPAPIGHRRNHSGAQNRIHVGIKKHLRYGPCSVTCGVGTREVYLNRGCQENNMKNCFLRFEKCIGPVRCGLDDINSPNMSHDKVMWIVTAAGCLFVFAISIVVICSLHYKCLLKNKTIKDTEMDADDISESDPKSNGKHEDDISITIDDSPQGIMDDQRDVFAGNKISVPGPPDNISPGEEVVTSSHGNHEVVITFPNENIHHEPVAEEGDVLQETKINMAEPSDAMLTISLNGDVVTPSEEKSRVESH; from the exons ATGCTGTTTAGGCTATTTCTATTATTGATTGTGCTATTAGCACTCGTGGAACCTGCTCCCATCGGTCACCGCAGGAACCATTCAGGAGCGCAGAACAGGATCCATGTTG GTATCAAAAAACACCTGCGCTATGGTCCGTGCTCAGTAACATGCG GCGTTGGCACCAGGGAGGTGTATCTCAACCGAGGATGCCAAGAAAACAATATGAAGAACTGTTTTCTCCGCTTTGAAAAGTGCATAGGACCCGTGAGATGTGGAT TGGATGACATCAACTCTCCAAATATGTCTCATGATAAGGTCATGTGGATTGTTACAGCTGCTGGCTGTCTTTTTGTCTTTGCAATATCAATTGTTGTCATCTGTAGCCTTCATTATAA ATGTCTACTTAAAAACAAGACTATTAAGGATACAGAAATGGATGCTGACGACATTAGCGAGAGCGACCCCAAATCAAACG GAAAACATGAGGACGACATATCAATTACAATTGATGATTCTCCTCAAGGAATTATGGATGATCAGAGAGACGTCTTCGCAGGCAACAAGATCTCTGTGCCTGGCccccctgataatatcagccccggtGAGGAAGTGGTCACCTCCTCTCACG GAAATCATGAGGTCGTAATAACTTTCCCAAATGAGAATATTCATCATGAACCTGTGGCTGAAGAGGGAGACGTCCTCCAGGAGACCAAGATCAACATGGCTGAACCCAGTGATGCAATGCTCACCATCAGCCTTAATGGGGATGTAGTCACCCCCTCTGAGG AAAAATCAAGAGTGGAGTCACACTGA